In Dolichospermum flos-aquae CCAP 1403/13F, the following proteins share a genomic window:
- a CDS encoding DUF433 domain-containing protein codes for MSVNVIKEHIEITPGICGGKPRIAGHRIRVQDIVIWHEQMGMSPDEILYHYPSITLSDVYAALAYYHDHREEIRQQISESEALIQEIQAQTPSILQQKLKKRNDREN; via the coding sequence ATGTCCGTCAACGTAATCAAAGAACATATTGAAATCACTCCTGGTATTTGTGGAGGAAAACCTCGCATTGCTGGACATCGGATTCGAGTTCAGGATATTGTGATTTGGCATGAACAAATGGGAATGTCTCCTGATGAAATTCTCTACCATTATCCTAGTATTACCTTGTCTGATGTCTATGCTGCTTTAGCATACTATCATGATCATCGGGAAGAAATTAGGCAACAAATATCAGAATCAGAGGCTTTAATCCAAGAAATTCAAGCACAAACTCCTTCGATTCTGCAACAAAAACTGAAAAAACGCAATGATAGAGAGAATTAA
- a CDS encoding DUF433 domain-containing protein, whose protein sequence is MIEREILNRITTNPKVMAGKPTIKGTRLTVEYILNLLAHGATVIEILEEYEGLVEADIRACLLFASRSLESTSFMPLIAEIA, encoded by the coding sequence ATGATAGAACGAGAAATACTGAATCGTATTACTACAAATCCCAAAGTAATGGCTGGAAAACCGACAATTAAGGGTACACGCTTAACCGTCGAGTATATTCTTAATCTCCTTGCACACGGTGCAACAGTCATAGAAATTTTGGAAGAATATGAAGGTTTAGTAGAAGCAGATATTCGAGCTTGTTTATTATTTGCATCTCGCTCTCTAGAAAGTACCAGTTTCATGCCTTTGATTGCGGAGATTGCCTAG
- a CDS encoding glycoside hydrolase family protein produces MKPSNECFSLIKKWEGLHKKRPDGLIEAYKDPVGIWTIGFGSIEHLDLNRPIQPGDVINLTTAERWLKMEVEQAAEDVDQLCRAALTQGMFDALVSFVYNIGIGAFGESTLLRKLNNDVDYEGAAREFDRWVHGTDNGTRTVLPGLVNRRNDEEALFRRDGLNPSVGNSASSTSVPTTTPTTSSVEERPYHPAPVPLPFTSALIVKGDVGDDCYILNCALAGLGFLRMTSQPNEFNDITKSAVELLQRREALSKIDGKVGQETKRAIENALRRARGLVPAPTPDRGVYCRLTRTSKDAYEGLKLCKLEFVHPTRGVVESLAVVSGAPGAQRFLLFSDPDSFPGSLQPIPQGSYIIGDIDWAGGKDNYNASHPHQNNGLGPVWVPFVGKQSDDRDAFGFHADWNWIKDGHSPGSAGCVCVNSINDLKELVRLLREFDPRLLVVDWGL; encoded by the coding sequence ATGAAACCAAGTAACGAGTGTTTTAGTTTAATTAAAAAATGGGAGGGGTTGCACAAGAAGCGCCCTGATGGTTTGATTGAAGCGTATAAAGATCCAGTTGGAATATGGACGATTGGGTTCGGTTCTATAGAACACTTGGATTTGAACAGACCCATTCAGCCCGGTGATGTTATCAATCTAACAACAGCAGAACGCTGGTTGAAGATGGAAGTTGAACAAGCAGCAGAAGATGTTGATCAGCTTTGTCGAGCAGCTTTAACACAAGGTATGTTTGATGCCTTAGTTTCCTTTGTTTATAACATTGGCATTGGAGCATTTGGTGAGTCAACACTATTACGAAAACTGAATAATGACGTAGATTACGAAGGTGCAGCCCGCGAATTTGACCGTTGGGTACATGGTACAGACAATGGTACTAGAACAGTTTTGCCAGGATTAGTCAATCGTCGTAATGATGAAGAAGCTCTATTCCGAAGAGACGGGTTAAATCCTTCTGTGGGAAATTCTGCAAGTTCCACTTCAGTCCCAACTACAACCCCTACTACTTCATCAGTAGAAGAACGTCCCTATCACCCTGCTCCTGTACCTCTACCATTTACCAGTGCATTAATTGTCAAGGGTGATGTCGGAGATGATTGCTATATCCTCAATTGCGCTCTTGCAGGATTGGGATTCCTGCGGATGACTTCGCAGCCAAATGAGTTTAATGATATTACCAAAAGTGCTGTTGAACTGCTGCAAAGACGTGAGGCTTTAAGCAAAATTGATGGTAAGGTCGGACAAGAAACCAAAAGAGCGATCGAAAATGCTCTAAGACGAGCGCGGGGACTTGTTCCTGCTCCTACACCGGATAGAGGCGTTTACTGTCGCCTTACACGCACCAGTAAAGATGCGTATGAAGGATTGAAATTGTGTAAATTGGAGTTTGTACATCCCACACGAGGTGTGGTTGAATCCCTAGCGGTTGTATCTGGCGCACCAGGAGCGCAGCGTTTCTTACTATTTAGCGATCCTGACAGTTTTCCAGGTAGTCTACAGCCAATTCCTCAAGGTAGCTATATTATCGGCGATATTGACTGGGCAGGAGGTAAAGATAATTATAACGCATCCCATCCACACCAAAACAACGGACTTGGTCCTGTATGGGTTCCCTTCGTTGGTAAGCAATCAGATGACCGTGACGCATTTGGATTTCATGCTGATTGGAACTGGATTAAAGACGGACACAGTCCTGGTAGTGCGGGTTGCGTCTGTGTAAATTCTATTAATGATTTAAAAGAACTGGTGCGTTTATTGCGAGAGTTTGATCCGCGTTTGCTAGTTGTAGATTGGGGATTGTAG
- a CDS encoding DUF5615 family PIN-like protein, giving the protein MLFDQNLSRKLITRLADIFSDSSHVQLHDLAEKT; this is encoded by the coding sequence TTGCTTTTTGACCAAAATTTGAGTCGTAAATTAATAACTCGATTAGCAGATATTTTTTCTGATTCTAGTCATGTTCAGCTTCATGATTTAGCAGAAAAAACTTGA
- a CDS encoding DUF5615 family PIN-like protein: protein MRFLVDENTGVTVARWLLEKGHEVFSVYEQARGIDDDTIIQKAFDENWILITSDKDFGEKVYRDQYPHRGVILLRLENERSANKIYILQQVLEQHKEQLADSFVVVTETQIRFARIR, encoded by the coding sequence ATGCGATTTTTAGTAGATGAAAATACAGGTGTGACTGTCGCTCGCTGGTTACTTGAAAAAGGTCATGAAGTTTTCTCAGTTTATGAACAAGCACGGGGAATAGATGATGACACAATTATTCAAAAGGCTTTTGATGAAAATTGGATTTTAATAACTAGCGACAAAGATTTTGGCGAAAAAGTTTATCGGGATCAATACCCTCATCGGGGTGTGATTCTTCTGCGTTTGGAAAATGAACGTTCTGCAAATAAAATCTATATTTTACAACAGGTATTAGAGCAGCACAAGGAACAGTTAGCAGATAGTTTTGTGGTAGTCACTGAAACTCAGATTAGATTTGCCAGGATAAGATAA
- a CDS encoding ferrous iron transport protein A: MFTPFTIMGCSLELMKAGDCGIVTICQSQDEIIRKKLILMGIKTGNTITVEQQFPTFVIKSGGLSMTIDREIARAIYVRVIEG; this comes from the coding sequence ATGTTTACTCCTTTTACTATTATGGGTTGTTCTTTAGAATTGATGAAAGCAGGCGATTGTGGGATAGTTACTATTTGTCAAAGTCAAGATGAGATAATTAGAAAAAAGCTCATATTAATGGGCATTAAAACAGGGAATACCATTACTGTAGAACAGCAATTTCCGACTTTTGTGATTAAATCTGGTGGTTTATCTATGACTATAGATCGGGAAATAGCACGGGCTATTTATGTGCGAGTGATTGAGGGGTGA
- a CDS encoding DUF433 domain-containing protein, with product MSYQDIITIEPDKRGGKPCIRRMRITVYDVLGWLASGMSYAEILEDFPELTEDDIRACLEFAADREHRLVATVGAA from the coding sequence ATGAGCTATCAAGATATTATTACCATTGAGCCAGATAAGCGGGGTGGTAAACCTTGTATTCGCCGGATGAGAATCACAGTTTATGATGTTTTAGGTTGGTTAGCATCTGGTATGTCTTATGCAGAGATATTAGAAGATTTTCCAGAATTAACAGAAGACGATATTAGAGCTTGTCTAGAATTTGCTGCTGACCGTGAACATCGTTTAGTTGCTACGGTAGGTGCGGCTTGA
- a CDS encoding DUF5615 family PIN-like protein, producing the protein MIERIKFHLDESVSNAIALGLHRRGINVTTTSETGLMGVSDREQIAFALSENRILITHDDDFVILHRSGITHAGITYCDQKRRSIGEILNTLILIWETLEPGDMKNQLEFL; encoded by the coding sequence ATGATAGAGAGAATTAAATTTCATTTAGATGAAAGTGTTAGTAATGCGATCGCGTTAGGTTTACATCGTCGAGGAATCAATGTTACTACAACGTCAGAAACCGGATTAATGGGTGTATCAGACAGAGAACAAATTGCTTTTGCGTTATCTGAAAATCGGATATTGATTACTCATGATGATGATTTTGTTATTCTTCATCGTAGCGGTATAACTCATGCAGGAATTACGTATTGTGATCAGAAACGCCGTTCAATTGGTGAAATTTTAAATACTTTAATTCTGATTTGGGAAACACTTGAACCAGGAGATATGAAAAATCAACTTGAATTTTTGTGA
- a CDS encoding type II toxin-antitoxin system HicA family toxin, with the protein MTTQENGKHHITIPNHSPIKIGTLSAILRDIDNHFNFTRDECLTQLFE; encoded by the coding sequence TTGACAACTCAAGAAAATGGTAAACATCACATTACTATTCCTAATCATAGTCCAATTAAAATTGGGACTCTTAGTGCCATTTTACGTGATATTGATAACCATTTTAATTTTACCCGCGATGAATGCCTAACTCAATTATTTGAATAG